GACAAACCTGATCTGGGTTTCGTGATCCACCTGGGTGCTCCGTCTTCTCCGGTTGCCTATTACCAACAGGTGGGCCGCGCAGGCCGTGGCGCAGCCAACGCGGATGTCCTGCTACTGCCGGGGTCCGAAGACCGCGAAATCTGGCAGTATTTCGCTACAGCGTCCATGCCGTCGGCCGAGAAAGCCGGCGCCGTGCTGAGCGTACTGGGGGAGGCCGGGTCCGCCCTTTCCACGGTCGCTCTGGAAGCCCGTGTAGACCTCCGCCGAACACCATTGGAGTTGCTCCTCAAAGTCCTGGCGGTTGATGGCGCCGTGGAACGTGTTGGGGGTGGTTGGCGATCCACCGGCATGCCGTGGAACTACGACGCCGAGCGCTATGCGCGTATCGCCGAGGCCCGGGTGGACGAGCAGGATTCCATGGTGATCTACCAGGACACAGCCGGCTGCCGCATGGAGTTCATCACCTCCGTCCTGGATGACGAAACAGCTGCCGCTTGCGGCCGCTGCGACAACTGCGCCGGGCGTTGGTTCCCCGTGGATGTGGCGGCTTCGGCGGCCGATGCAGCGGGTCAAACTCTTCGGCGCGCGGGCATAGCCGTTGAGCCTCGCCTTCAATGGCCCAGCGGAATGGACCGGCTGGGCGTGGCGGTCAAAGGAAAGATCAAGCCGGATGAGAGCGTCTCCGAGGGGCGGATCCTTGCCAGGCTTACCGACCTTGGTTGGGGCGGTGCGTTGAGGGAGTTGTTCGCCGCTGGGGCTCCGGACCGCGCCGTGGATCCTGCCATGCTGCAGGCCTGCGTCCACGTCCTGCGCGAGTGGTCGGGTGCCGAAGGCGGAACTCCATGGAGCGGCGTCGGGCGGCCCGCGGCAGTGGTCAGCATCCCGTCCAGGAGCAAGCCCCTGCTGGTTGAGTCCTTGGCACAGGGAATTGCCGGGATAGGACGGATGCCTTACCTGGGCCAGTTGCAGCCGCACCACGGAGGCCCAACCGGTGCGCGTGGCGGCAACAGCGCCTACAGGTTGGCCGGTGTGTGGGACCGCCTCGTTGTGGGTCCCGAACTCGCCCAGGCGTTGGCTGGTACGGGAGGGCAGCCCGTGTTGCTGGTAGACGACATCGTTGACAGCCGCTGGACCATGACCGTATCGGCCCGTGCCTTGCGCCAAGCCGGCGTGAGCGCCGTGCTCCCGCTGGCTCTGGCTCAGGCGGGCTAGTACAGCTAGGGTTCGCCCCACCTGTAGAACTACGTCATGTTGTGATCGCTCCCACTCTGCGTCTATAGGATCGAGCAAACACGCCTGCTTCCCCGTCGCAGGTCACCAGCCAGATCTTGGACCGGAGCCATGAGCACAAAACCCAACACCGACGTCGGAGCGGCAAACGAAACCAGCTGGCGGCCGCGCCTGGCCCTGTTGGTTGCGGCAACGTTCTTCATGGAGTTCCTCGACGGCACCATCCTTACCACTGCTATCCCCAGCATCGCCTCGGACTTCAGGGTGGCGCCAGCGGACATCAACATCACCATGACCGCCTATTTAGTGACCGTGGCCATGGGCATCCCTTTGAGCAGTTGGCTTGCCGAGCGGTTCGGCGCCCGCAGGATCTTCTGTCTGGCGATATCGGTATTCACCGTTGCCTCCTTGCTCTGCGCCATCAGCTCGGACTTGACCATGCTGACTCTTAGCCGCGTTGCCCAGGGCATGGGCGGAGCCATGATGGTTCCCGTGGGAACTCTGGTGGTCCTGAGGGGCACCCCCAAATCGGAGCTCCTCCGCGCCACCGCATATCTGGTTTGGCCTGGCCTGCTGGCTCCGGTCCTGGCACCGATGGTGGGCGGCGCACTGACCACGTTCCTGTCATGGCACTGGATCTTCATCATCAATGTCCCTTTGGGCCTTGCCGCCTTCCTTGCAGCGCTCAGGTTGGTGCCGCGAACAACGTTTGACGCCAAGCGCCGCCTCGACTGGTTCGGGCTTCTCCTCACCACACTTGGCGTGGGCGCCCTGGTGGTGGGGCTGGAGACCTTGGGAGGGCACGCGTCCAATGTGCTTGCTGTGGTGGTGGTCGCCGCTGGGGTGCTGTCCTTGGCGGGGGCAGTCTGGTGGATGAGGAAAGCCAGCGTTCCCCTGTTCAACCTCAGCGTCTTTGGCACCAGGACTTTCAGGGCTACCTCCACGGGTGGGTTTATCTACCGGTTGACCATCAGTTCGGTCCCGTTCTTGTTGCCCTTGATGTTCCAGGACGGATTTGGCTGGGACCCGCTGAAGGCAGGGGTGATGGTGGCGGCGGTTTTCGTGGGCAACATCGGGATCAAACCGGCCACCACGCCTCTGATCAGGCGCTTCGGGTTCAAACCAGTACTCGTTTTCGCATCCTTTGCCTCCGCGGTGACCTTCGCGTTGTGCGCCTTCCTGGATGCCCAAACACCCGAGCCGTTGATATTCACGCTGCTGCTGTTCAGCGGTGCGTTCCGCTCCATCGGCTTCTCCGCCTACGCTTCGGTGCAGTACGCGGACATCATCCCCGGTCAGTTGCCCTCAGCCAATGCCATCTCCGCAACGCTTGTTCAGTTGGCGGCGGCAGCAGGCATCGCGGTGGGCGCCCTGTTTCTGCGTCTGTTCGAAACCACGCAGGTGTTCGGGCCCGATCACGTGGCGGCCTACAAGGGGGCGTTCATTGCCATGGCGGTCCTGATGCTGATCAGCACAGTGGACAGCCTGACCCTTCACCGTCACGCCGGGGCCGAGGTCAGCGGCGGAGCAAAGCGCAA
The sequence above is a segment of the Arthrobacter sp. StoSoilB22 genome. Coding sequences within it:
- a CDS encoding RecQ family ATP-dependent DNA helicase; the encoded protein is MANNSPIAAVSVQSPTHQQALACLRELVGHPEAQFHDGQYEAIEALVDAGRRALVVQRTGWGKSAVYFVASLLLRRRGAGPTLIVSPLLALMRDQVAAAARAGVRAVAINSANALEWDTVLAQLAADEVDVLLVSPERLTNPSFRENQLPELIRRTGLLVIDEAHCISDWGHDFRPDYRRIADLIAQLPDSVPVLATTATANSRVVHDIEEQLGAGVLTIRGALGRESLRLGVLTLPDSRDRLGWLLTHLADMPGSGIIYTLTVSAAEDTARLLAEAGHNVLSYTGRTDPSDRERAEQLLKDNQVKALVATSALGMGFDKPDLGFVIHLGAPSSPVAYYQQVGRAGRGAANADVLLLPGSEDREIWQYFATASMPSAEKAGAVLSVLGEAGSALSTVALEARVDLRRTPLELLLKVLAVDGAVERVGGGWRSTGMPWNYDAERYARIAEARVDEQDSMVIYQDTAGCRMEFITSVLDDETAAACGRCDNCAGRWFPVDVAASAADAAGQTLRRAGIAVEPRLQWPSGMDRLGVAVKGKIKPDESVSEGRILARLTDLGWGGALRELFAAGAPDRAVDPAMLQACVHVLREWSGAEGGTPWSGVGRPAAVVSIPSRSKPLLVESLAQGIAGIGRMPYLGQLQPHHGGPTGARGGNSAYRLAGVWDRLVVGPELAQALAGTGGQPVLLVDDIVDSRWTMTVSARALRQAGVSAVLPLALAQAG
- a CDS encoding MFS transporter, whose amino-acid sequence is MSTKPNTDVGAANETSWRPRLALLVAATFFMEFLDGTILTTAIPSIASDFRVAPADINITMTAYLVTVAMGIPLSSWLAERFGARRIFCLAISVFTVASLLCAISSDLTMLTLSRVAQGMGGAMMVPVGTLVVLRGTPKSELLRATAYLVWPGLLAPVLAPMVGGALTTFLSWHWIFIINVPLGLAAFLAALRLVPRTTFDAKRRLDWFGLLLTTLGVGALVVGLETLGGHASNVLAVVVVAAGVLSLAGAVWWMRKASVPLFNLSVFGTRTFRATSTGGFIYRLTISSVPFLLPLMFQDGFGWDPLKAGVMVAAVFVGNIGIKPATTPLIRRFGFKPVLVFASFASAVTFALCAFLDAQTPEPLIFTLLLFSGAFRSIGFSAYASVQYADIIPGQLPSANAISATLVQLAAAAGIAVGALFLRLFETTQVFGPDHVAAYKGAFIAMAVLMLISTVDSLTLHRHAGAEVSGGAKRN